In one window of uncultured Draconibacterium sp. DNA:
- a CDS encoding MBL fold metallo-hydrolase, translated as MIKVKKFVVNPLSQNSLVISDEETKECVLVDPGFYYGEEQDEVKYYIERNELKPVKIINTHCHFDHIMGVDFIRDEYKIPFLAHADDAFWVDRAVDQGKMYNFEMKPVKPIDEFIEEGQTIEFSKSSFEVIYVPGHAPGHVVFYSKNDNLLIAGDVIFYGSIGRTDLPGGDFDTLITNIKEKLFPLPDDTKVYCGHGPETTLGFEKSNNPFLT; from the coding sequence ATGATAAAAGTTAAAAAGTTTGTAGTAAACCCACTGAGCCAGAATAGCCTGGTTATCAGCGACGAAGAAACAAAAGAATGTGTACTTGTCGATCCCGGGTTTTATTACGGTGAAGAGCAGGACGAAGTAAAATATTACATCGAACGAAACGAGCTGAAACCGGTGAAAATAATCAATACACACTGTCATTTCGATCATATAATGGGTGTTGATTTTATTCGCGATGAATATAAAATTCCGTTTTTAGCACATGCCGACGATGCTTTTTGGGTAGATCGGGCAGTTGATCAGGGGAAAATGTATAATTTCGAAATGAAGCCGGTAAAACCTATTGATGAATTTATTGAAGAAGGACAGACGATTGAATTTAGTAAATCAAGTTTTGAAGTTATTTATGTTCCCGGACACGCGCCCGGCCATGTGGTTTTTTACAGTAAAAACGACAACCTGCTAATTGCCGGCGATGTAATATTTTATGGCAGCATTGGACGAACCGATCTGCCGGGGGGCGATTTTGATACCTTGATAACCAACATTAAAGAAAAACTTTTTCCGCTGCCTGACGATACAAAAGTGTACTGTGGTCACGGCCCTGAAACCACGCTTGGATTTGAAAAATCGAATAATCCGTTTTTAACCTGA
- a CDS encoding protein-L-isoaspartate(D-aspartate) O-methyltransferase gives MINETSRHKGLRKRLVEGLKVKGIRNPSVLEAIGNVPRHLFMDSGFINFAYKDQAFPIGAGQTISQPYTVGFQTQLLDVQKGEKILEVGTGSGYQAAVLVEMGAKVFTIERQKELYTKTHKFLPSIGYKPACFFGDGYKGLPDFAPFDKILVTAGAPLVPPDLKMQLKIGGKLVVPVGSDKHQDMCEIVRTGENDFKMKKHGGFVFVPLLKGTVNF, from the coding sequence ATGATAAACGAAACATCGCGACATAAAGGCCTGCGCAAGCGTTTGGTTGAAGGACTGAAAGTAAAGGGTATCCGAAATCCTTCGGTTTTGGAAGCTATTGGCAATGTGCCGCGCCATTTGTTTATGGACAGTGGTTTTATAAATTTTGCATACAAAGACCAGGCATTTCCTATTGGAGCCGGACAAACCATTTCGCAACCCTATACGGTAGGTTTTCAAACGCAGCTGCTTGATGTGCAAAAGGGCGAAAAAATCCTGGAAGTTGGAACCGGATCGGGTTACCAGGCAGCCGTTTTGGTTGAAATGGGAGCAAAGGTTTTTACCATTGAACGACAAAAAGAGTTGTACACCAAAACCCATAAGTTTTTGCCATCAATAGGGTATAAACCGGCCTGCTTTTTTGGCGACGGTTATAAAGGACTGCCCGATTTTGCGCCTTTCGATAAAATACTGGTAACGGCAGGTGCTCCGTTGGTTCCGCCCGATTTAAAAATGCAGCTGAAAATAGGTGGGAAACTTGTTGTGCCTGTGGGGAGCGACAAACATCAGGATATGTGCGAAATTGTCCGTACCGGCGAAAATGATTTCAAAATGAAAAAACATGGAGGCTTTGTTTTTGTTCCTCTCTTAAAAGGAACCGTAAATTTCTGA
- a CDS encoding sugar transferase, translating to MNKSRQTAKYLLFDFFAAALAWAAFFVYRKEIIEPQHFNGWDVPFELTPQFYLGLLVIPAFWITFYYIVGFYNNIYRRSRLLELGQTFFTSVVGVVIIFFVFLLDDWIGSYKNYYNLVFTLFGLHFSLTYIFRLILTTQTIHKIHKRKIGFNTLIIGSNEKALKVYNEMLSQVRPAGNKFVGFIELDEASNSVLGEQLPMLGHIKDILNILDKEQIEEVILALETSEHDKLSEILTIIENRQITIWGIPDLYDLLSGTTKTNTIFGSPLIKISNGLMPGWEENMKRLLDVLLSIIALILFFPVFIVLAFIIKTTSKGPIIYKQQRIGRYGKPFYIYKLRSMVDGAENGSPALSSENDARITPIGRFLRKTHLDEIPQFFNVITGTMSLVGPRPEREYYIKQIIKRAPHYTHLHKLRPGITSWGQVKCGYASNIDEMLERLTYDMMYLKNISLYIDFKIMIYTIMVSVKGNGK from the coding sequence ATGAATAAATCGCGGCAAACAGCCAAATATTTATTATTCGATTTTTTTGCTGCAGCACTTGCCTGGGCTGCTTTTTTTGTGTACCGAAAAGAAATTATTGAACCCCAGCATTTTAACGGGTGGGATGTTCCGTTTGAACTCACTCCGCAATTCTATTTAGGCTTACTGGTGATTCCTGCATTTTGGATTACCTTTTACTACATTGTTGGTTTTTACAACAACATATATCGTCGGTCACGACTTCTGGAACTGGGACAAACCTTCTTTACATCGGTAGTTGGAGTTGTGATAATTTTCTTTGTATTTTTATTGGACGATTGGATTGGATCGTATAAAAACTACTACAATCTGGTGTTCACGCTGTTCGGATTACATTTTTCGCTCACCTATATTTTCCGCTTGATACTTACCACACAAACCATTCATAAAATACACAAACGCAAGATTGGCTTTAATACGCTAATTATTGGCAGCAACGAAAAGGCACTGAAGGTCTACAACGAGATGTTAAGCCAGGTAAGGCCGGCCGGAAATAAATTTGTTGGTTTTATAGAACTTGATGAGGCCAGCAACTCCGTTTTAGGAGAGCAACTACCTATGCTTGGGCACATAAAGGACATTCTCAACATTCTGGATAAAGAGCAAATTGAAGAAGTTATTCTGGCGCTGGAAACAAGCGAGCACGATAAACTGAGTGAAATACTTACGATTATTGAAAACAGGCAGATCACCATTTGGGGAATCCCCGATTTGTACGATTTGCTATCCGGCACTACAAAAACCAATACTATTTTTGGAAGTCCACTGATAAAAATCAGCAATGGATTAATGCCCGGCTGGGAGGAAAACATGAAACGTTTGTTGGATGTATTGCTCTCCATTATCGCACTTATTCTGTTTTTCCCGGTATTTATTGTACTTGCGTTTATCATTAAAACAACATCAAAAGGGCCAATCATTTACAAACAGCAACGCATAGGACGATACGGAAAACCATTTTACATTTACAAGTTGCGAAGTATGGTTGACGGAGCAGAAAATGGGTCCCCGGCGTTGTCATCGGAGAATGATGCACGGATTACTCCGATCGGCCGTTTTCTTCGTAAAACACACCTCGATGAGATTCCCCAGTTTTTTAATGTAATAACGGGAACCATGTCGTTGGTGGGGCCGCGTCCCGAGCGCGAATACTACATTAAACAAATTATAAAACGGGCACCGCATTACACCCACTTACACAAATTGCGTCCGGGAATAACATCGTGGGGGCAGGTAAAATGTGGCTATGCATCGAATATTGATGAAATGCTGGAACGCTTAACCTACGACATGATGTACTTGAAAAACATTTCCTTGTACATAGACTTTAAGATCATGATTTACACCATCATGGTTAGCGTTAAAGGCAATGGAAAGTAA